A single region of the Acidobacteriota bacterium genome encodes:
- a CDS encoding HPF/RaiA family ribosome-associated protein, producing the protein MNSKLSFPVRIRTHGVQLNDDLKRTIESEAAGLERFNSRIVDCEVAVTGPGKRRRSGTSFDVVVKVALPGPDVVVHRSAIASIPVAINQSFATARRRVKRQAHLRRRRVPLRRTSGVGRRGRPRSRNGRRRGA; encoded by the coding sequence TTGAACAGCAAGTTGAGCTTCCCGGTCCGCATCCGAACCCATGGCGTGCAGTTGAACGACGATCTGAAGCGCACGATCGAGTCCGAGGCGGCGGGTCTGGAACGGTTCAACTCCCGCATCGTGGACTGTGAGGTCGCGGTGACCGGCCCCGGCAAGCGCCGCCGTAGCGGCACCAGCTTCGACGTGGTCGTGAAGGTCGCGCTGCCCGGTCCGGACGTGGTCGTGCACCGCTCCGCCATCGCGTCCATACCGGTCGCCATCAACCAGTCGTTCGCCACCGCGCGCCGCCGGGTGAAGCGCCAGGCGCACCTGCGCCGTCGTCGCGTGCCGCTGCGCCGCACCTCCGGCGTGGGCCGGCGAGGACGGCCGCGGAGCCGGAACGGCAGGCGGCGGGGCGCCTAG
- a CDS encoding serine hydrolase: MRRSTLPALGLSLTLATGAAAQEVAPAFEPASTVEENLRQHHGLPDPADEVWWTETGEAMAWRNRNLHQIVPSVNVYRAGQVSELAARPMAEIAEFPVTTPAGEVAFDAYLHGEHSTTMGIVILHRGDIVFERYPRMQPYEKPIWWSVTKVFPATLVAILEHRGLVDTAQPVDRYVPALKGSDFEGVTVRNVLDMASGVDCPDGDYTDRSTCYYQFEASLGDGVRSERTPDDPYTMLANLKVGRWAEQGTGFDYSGTNTFVAGWLVEEVTGMPFQDALSREVWTRIGAEAGASIYAGRYGIPLTSGGLLARPRDMARFGLLFTPSYGKVSSKRIVPEEHINTLLHGGRPELLENARFGGRSPTVKHNVYQWDLVFTNHDIYKGGWAGQGLLVNPDRDVVAVWVGYTAADSDPNTYPILPRVRAVLDGVFGDAEAD; this comes from the coding sequence ATGCGACGAAGCACTCTCCCAGCTCTCGGTTTGTCACTGACGCTTGCGACCGGCGCCGCCGCACAGGAGGTCGCGCCGGCCTTCGAGCCGGCCTCGACGGTCGAGGAGAACCTGCGCCAGCACCATGGCCTGCCGGATCCGGCCGACGAAGTGTGGTGGACCGAAACCGGCGAGGCAATGGCCTGGCGCAACCGCAACCTCCACCAGATCGTGCCTTCCGTCAATGTCTACCGGGCCGGACAGGTCAGCGAACTGGCGGCGCGGCCCATGGCGGAGATCGCCGAATTCCCGGTCACGACACCGGCGGGCGAAGTGGCGTTCGACGCCTACCTGCACGGCGAGCACTCGACGACGATGGGCATCGTCATCCTCCATCGGGGCGACATCGTGTTCGAGCGCTACCCCCGGATGCAGCCGTACGAGAAACCGATCTGGTGGTCGGTGACCAAGGTCTTCCCGGCGACCCTGGTGGCGATCCTCGAACACCGTGGCCTGGTCGACACGGCGCAGCCGGTCGACCGCTACGTGCCCGCGCTCAAGGGTTCGGACTTCGAGGGCGTCACGGTGCGTAACGTGCTCGACATGGCCTCCGGCGTCGACTGCCCGGACGGCGACTACACGGACCGCAGCACCTGCTACTACCAGTTCGAGGCGTCGCTCGGCGACGGCGTGCGGAGCGAGCGCACGCCCGACGATCCCTACACGATGCTCGCCAATCTGAAGGTCGGCCGCTGGGCCGAGCAGGGCACGGGCTTCGACTACTCGGGCACGAACACCTTCGTGGCCGGCTGGCTCGTCGAGGAAGTCACCGGCATGCCGTTCCAGGACGCGTTGAGCCGCGAAGTCTGGACCCGGATCGGCGCCGAGGCGGGAGCCTCGATCTACGCCGGGCGCTACGGCATTCCATTGACCTCAGGCGGCCTGCTGGCCCGGCCCCGCGACATGGCCCGGTTCGGACTGCTGTTCACTCCGAGCTACGGCAAGGTCTCCTCGAAACGCATCGTGCCCGAAGAGCACATCAACACGCTCCTCCACGGGGGCCGGCCGGAACTGCTCGAGAACGCCCGGTTCGGCGGCCGCTCCCCCACGGTCAAGCACAACGTTTACCAGTGGGACCTCGTGTTCACGAACCACGACATCTACAAGGGCGGCTGGGCCGGACAGGGGTTGCTCGTCAACCCCGACCGGGACGTCGTCGCCGTGTGGGTCGGCTACACGGCCGCCGACTCCGATCCGAACACGTACCCCATCCTCCCGCGGGTTCGGGCGGTGCTCGACGGCGTCTTCGGCGACGCCGAAGCGGACTAG